The Listeria sp. PSOL-1 genome includes a region encoding these proteins:
- a CDS encoding YwdI family protein — MSIAKETIFAKIEKELKLAKVAETQNEQNNHLHAMEVLLDLMLQPENMKESQKIGDSAVQAQEKPLLVNQGQKLIMEDGANGDSLFEF, encoded by the coding sequence ATGAGTATTGCTAAGGAAACCATTTTTGCAAAAATAGAAAAAGAGCTAAAGCTAGCAAAAGTAGCAGAAACACAAAATGAACAAAATAACCATTTGCATGCTATGGAAGTGTTACTCGACTTGATGTTGCAGCCAGAAAACATGAAAGAGTCACAAAAAATAGGGGATTCAGCGGTACAGGCGCAAGAAAAGCCATTGTTAGTCAATCAAGGACAAAAATTAATCATGGAAGATGGCGCAAATGGAGACTCGTTATTTGAATTTTAA
- a CDS encoding DUF423 domain-containing protein, with the protein MKKVLTIGGIFGLLAVLLGAFGSHGLKSVLGSSVGVWETAVHYQMFHAIVLLVTGILLALTKSKLYLAAAWFFSIGIILFSGSLYLLSTLKITMLGPVTPFGGVAFIAGWLCFIIGTLKQNNFFQKY; encoded by the coding sequence ATGAAAAAAGTGTTGACAATAGGTGGTATCTTTGGGCTTTTAGCAGTGTTGTTAGGAGCATTTGGGTCTCATGGGTTAAAAAGTGTATTAGGAAGTAGTGTAGGTGTTTGGGAAACAGCGGTGCATTATCAAATGTTTCATGCTATTGTTTTGCTTGTCACCGGAATATTATTAGCTTTGACGAAAAGTAAACTATATTTAGCTGCAGCATGGTTTTTTTCGATTGGAATTATCCTTTTTTCTGGAAGTTTATATTTACTTAGCACTTTGAAAATAACGATGTTAGGGCCAGTAACCCCATTTGGAGGAGTAGCCTTTATTGCTGGCTGGTTATGTTTTATTATCGGTACACTGAAACAAAATAATTTTTTCCAAAAATATTAA